One genomic window of Vibrio ziniensis includes the following:
- a CDS encoding EF-hand domain-containing protein, which translates to MKLTSFSTLIACLLSAGSAFAQSSPPDRPDMGPPPSFSDMDNNGDGVLTSDELEGPISNDFSQIDQNGDGAITQAELDEFMQNHKPPMPSKND; encoded by the coding sequence ATGAAACTTACCTCTTTCAGCACTTTAATTGCTTGCCTACTTAGCGCAGGTTCTGCTTTCGCACAAAGCTCACCACCTGACCGCCCAGATATGGGACCACCACCAAGCTTTAGTGACATGGATAACAACGGTGATGGCGTACTCACTAGCGATGAGTTAGAGGGGCCAATCAGCAACGATTTTTCTCAAATTGACCAAAATGGCGACGGCGCAATAACCCAAGCAGAGCTCGACGAGTTTATGCAAAATCACAAACCGCCAATGCCATCGAAAAACGATTAA
- a CDS encoding urate hydroxylase PuuD, which translates to MWPQLYEWIALFIKWFHVICGVAWIGASFYFTWLDNSLETPPKWKQDKGIKGDLWAVHGGGFYEVAKYQVGPEQMPEKLHWFKWEAYTTWMTGTALLIWMYYFNAQAYLIDPRVMELSTLQAVSLGVGGIFLGVVVYEGLMRSPLNRSTPLFVAVLILFGALFFYAFSHMFSGRGAFIHMGALIGSIMVNNVFHKIIPGQRKMVKQVAAGEPVDPAPGLEGKRRSIHNNYFTLPIIFLMISNHYPMIYQHAQSWLVGLLIMLISAYIRHYFNLKHSGQSKPSVMYTGAAAMFALAVVISWQATEQMHTAKSAAKVKNSEAAVMASPSSNTTAETTTTASLTQQQHDAFEIIQTRCSQCHSSAPTDDVFKVAQGGAMFDSWQDVERWKPRILARAVVSGDMPFLNKTKMTDEERQQLGDLLNTIN; encoded by the coding sequence ATGTGGCCACAACTCTACGAATGGATTGCGCTATTTATCAAGTGGTTCCATGTAATCTGCGGTGTTGCATGGATTGGCGCAAGTTTCTATTTCACTTGGTTGGATAACTCATTAGAAACGCCACCAAAATGGAAACAAGACAAAGGAATTAAAGGCGATCTTTGGGCGGTGCACGGCGGTGGCTTCTACGAAGTTGCCAAGTATCAAGTTGGCCCAGAACAGATGCCTGAAAAGCTGCATTGGTTTAAGTGGGAAGCTTATACCACTTGGATGACAGGTACTGCATTACTGATTTGGATGTACTACTTCAACGCGCAAGCATACCTGATTGACCCACGTGTGATGGAACTTAGCACGCTTCAAGCGGTGAGCTTAGGTGTGGGCGGAATCTTCCTAGGTGTAGTTGTCTATGAAGGTTTAATGCGTTCTCCGCTAAATCGTTCAACGCCACTGTTTGTCGCGGTGTTGATTTTGTTCGGTGCCCTATTCTTCTATGCGTTCTCGCATATGTTTAGTGGTCGCGGTGCGTTCATTCATATGGGTGCGTTAATTGGTTCGATCATGGTCAACAACGTTTTCCATAAGATCATTCCTGGTCAACGCAAAATGGTAAAACAAGTAGCCGCTGGAGAGCCTGTTGACCCAGCACCGGGTTTGGAAGGCAAACGTCGTTCAATCCACAATAACTACTTCACTCTGCCTATCATCTTTTTAATGATCAGTAACCACTACCCAATGATTTACCAACACGCACAAAGTTGGTTGGTTGGTCTATTAATCATGCTTATCAGTGCTTACATCCGTCATTACTTCAACCTTAAGCACTCTGGTCAGTCAAAACCAAGTGTGATGTACACAGGCGCTGCGGCTATGTTTGCACTTGCAGTTGTGATCAGTTGGCAAGCCACTGAACAAATGCATACAGCGAAAAGTGCAGCAAAAGTGAAAAACAGTGAAGCAGCTGTGATGGCCAGCCCAAGTTCGAACACAACTGCAGAAACAACAACTACAGCGAGCTTAACTCAGCAGCAGCACGATGCTTTTGAGATCATCCAAACGCGATGCAGTCAGTGCCACAGTTCAGCGCCTACCGATGATGTATTTAAGGTCGCTCAAGGTGGTGCGATGTTCGATAGCTGGCAAGATGTTGAACGATGGAAACCGAGAATTCTTGCGCGAGCTGTAGTGAGTGGAGATATGCCTTTCCTCAATAAGACAAAAATGACGGACGAAGAACGTCAACAGTTAGGTGATTTATTAAATACGATTAACTGA
- the guaD gene encoding guanine deaminase gives MTFKVHRGSLLHFPQVTSSPADNYQYWNDGVLVVENGRITHVGEAKEFFSVSANKALLIQGHVIQHHGLLIPGMIDAHVHFPQIEMIASYGKQLLDWLNTYTFPTELRFSKQDYCNAQAEFFIQQLFSHGTTTASVFATVHPQSVNAFFAAAERHDARMICGKIMMDRFCPDELQDTPESGYRDSKELIERWHKNGRALYAITPRFAPTSTPEQLAKAGQLAKEHPDTFIQTHLSENHGEMAWVKDLFPEEDDYLAVYERYNLVRDRALFGHALHLNDREFKSLAANGASIAFCPSSNLFLGSGLFDYQKAKEAGIPVAIASDVGAGTSLSLLRNQSDAYKVCQLQGVSLDAFESLYLCTQGAAAAMGLDHLIGNFNIGTEADFVELDLTAFPMLKQRILRCQELSEQLFALVTLGDERVIEKTYVHGNLVYQKDVMLCGHNSTNGLRYLSSGSM, from the coding sequence ATGACGTTTAAGGTACATAGAGGGAGTTTACTCCATTTTCCCCAAGTGACATCGTCACCAGCTGATAACTATCAGTATTGGAACGACGGTGTGCTCGTGGTGGAAAATGGACGCATTACCCATGTGGGCGAAGCGAAAGAGTTCTTTTCTGTTTCTGCGAATAAAGCACTGTTAATTCAAGGTCACGTGATTCAACACCACGGACTGCTTATTCCGGGGATGATAGATGCACATGTGCACTTTCCGCAAATCGAGATGATTGCAAGCTATGGTAAGCAGCTGTTGGATTGGTTAAACACTTACACCTTCCCAACCGAGCTAAGGTTTTCTAAGCAGGATTACTGCAACGCTCAAGCTGAATTTTTCATCCAGCAGCTTTTCAGTCACGGAACAACCACAGCAAGTGTGTTTGCAACGGTTCATCCACAATCAGTGAATGCGTTTTTTGCAGCCGCTGAGCGACATGATGCACGAATGATTTGCGGCAAAATCATGATGGATCGATTTTGTCCTGACGAACTGCAAGACACACCTGAATCCGGCTATCGCGACAGTAAAGAACTGATCGAACGTTGGCACAAAAATGGGCGGGCGCTCTATGCCATTACGCCTCGCTTTGCACCAACCAGTACGCCAGAGCAACTTGCAAAAGCAGGACAACTTGCGAAAGAGCATCCGGATACTTTTATTCAAACCCACTTGAGTGAAAACCACGGTGAAATGGCGTGGGTAAAAGACCTCTTCCCAGAAGAAGACGATTACCTAGCTGTGTATGAGCGCTATAACCTAGTGCGAGACCGTGCTCTGTTTGGTCATGCTTTGCATCTTAATGATCGTGAGTTTAAATCTTTAGCTGCAAACGGCGCTTCTATTGCGTTCTGCCCTTCTTCGAACCTGTTTTTAGGCAGTGGTTTATTTGACTATCAAAAAGCAAAAGAAGCGGGAATTCCGGTCGCTATTGCCAGCGATGTTGGTGCAGGAACTAGCTTGAGCTTACTCCGCAACCAAAGCGATGCGTACAAAGTTTGTCAGCTACAAGGCGTGAGCTTAGACGCGTTCGAGTCTCTCTATCTCTGTACTCAAGGTGCAGCAGCTGCGATGGGCCTCGATCATCTTATCGGCAATTTTAATATCGGCACTGAAGCCGATTTCGTGGAACTCGATCTGACTGCATTTCCAATGCTCAAGCAGCGCATTTTGCGTTGTCAGGAATTGTCAGAGCAACTTTTCGCTTTGGTCACACTGGGTGACGAGCGAGTGATCGAGAAAACCTATGTTCATGGAAATTTAGTTTATCAAAAGGATGTAATGTTATGTGGCCACAACTCTACGAATGGATTGCGCTATTTATCAAGTGGTTCCATGTAA
- the uraH gene encoding hydroxyisourate hydrolase — protein sequence MNKLSCHVLDTSNGHPAANIVVKLFRLGSFECLAEETTNADGRAVFEGITLDKHNFTLRFLVQPYCEEQFGSSFFPMIDVHFTVADERNYHIPLLLSPYSYSSYRGS from the coding sequence ATGAATAAACTCAGTTGCCATGTGCTGGACACCTCTAATGGGCATCCCGCAGCCAACATCGTTGTTAAACTGTTTCGTTTAGGCAGTTTTGAATGCCTTGCGGAAGAGACAACCAACGCAGACGGTCGTGCGGTTTTTGAAGGGATCACACTGGATAAGCACAATTTCACATTGCGCTTTCTTGTACAACCATACTGCGAAGAACAATTTGGTTCGTCATTCTTTCCGATGATAGACGTACATTTCACCGTTGCAGATGAGCGCAACTACCACATTCCTCTACTCCTATCTCCGTACTCATATTCCAGCTATCGAGGTAGTTAG
- the uraD gene encoding 2-oxo-4-hydroxy-4-carboxy-5-ureidoimidazoline decarboxylase, which yields MTAVKTSLELDDQALNKICTSQKWVALVKEKMPFADADALKSAAIAAFTELEEQDWLEAFAGHPMIGDISTLQKKYAQGKSLSEKEQGGVKGASDDTLQQLLSLNKEYVEKFGFIFIVCATNKSADEMLTMLKARINRTREQELQQAAIEQQKISQIRMEAYL from the coding sequence ATGACAGCAGTAAAAACGAGCTTGGAATTAGACGATCAAGCGTTGAACAAAATCTGCACCAGCCAAAAATGGGTGGCGCTGGTTAAAGAAAAAATGCCTTTTGCTGATGCAGATGCGCTTAAAAGTGCAGCCATCGCAGCGTTTACAGAGCTTGAAGAACAAGATTGGTTAGAAGCGTTTGCTGGTCATCCAATGATTGGTGATATCTCTACTCTGCAAAAGAAATACGCACAGGGAAAATCGTTAAGTGAAAAAGAGCAAGGTGGCGTAAAAGGCGCATCCGATGACACTTTGCAGCAACTGCTTTCACTCAACAAAGAATATGTAGAGAAATTCGGTTTCATTTTCATCGTGTGCGCTACCAACAAAAGCGCAGATGAAATGCTTACCATGTTAAAAGCGCGCATTAACCGCACTCGTGAACAAGAGTTGCAACAAGCCGCAATAGAACAACAAAAAATCAGTCAGATAAGAATGGAAGCTTATTTATGA
- the xdhC gene encoding xanthine dehydrogenase accessory protein XdhC, which yields MPSHHKSTSLLSEGFLNRGLLNNGLLNNPSLHWLKACQMLEEQGEAYCIATIVAYVGSVPRASGSKMVITQACQFDTLGGGNLEFQVIAQAREGLASHQNQVAIERFSLSADLGQCCGGAVQVMFEYFHTQTPHVVIFGAGHVCQALTTVLSELPCQLTVIDNRHEWLEPLQNKGINVELLENPIEALGHVPSNAYVIVMTQDHGLDFEITRLALEENRFAFVGLIGSQGKKQRFEFRLKEQLSDVGLIDNLTCPIGHPEVKGKLPMQVAVSVAAQLISLFSKQGNHSQQSQSDVEEVQWKQANEARKVLKEEKQ from the coding sequence ATGCCGTCACACCATAAGTCAACAAGCCTTCTCAGCGAAGGTTTCCTGAACAGGGGTTTACTGAACAACGGTTTACTGAACAATCCATCTTTACACTGGCTCAAAGCGTGTCAAATGCTTGAGGAACAGGGTGAAGCGTATTGCATCGCTACCATCGTTGCCTACGTAGGTTCTGTGCCAAGAGCGAGTGGATCTAAAATGGTCATTACTCAGGCGTGTCAGTTCGACACGCTGGGCGGTGGCAACCTTGAATTTCAAGTGATAGCTCAGGCACGTGAAGGATTAGCTTCTCATCAAAACCAAGTGGCGATAGAACGTTTCTCTCTTTCAGCAGATCTCGGTCAATGTTGCGGCGGCGCAGTGCAAGTGATGTTTGAGTATTTCCATACTCAAACACCTCACGTTGTTATCTTCGGTGCAGGGCACGTATGCCAAGCGTTAACCACTGTGCTGAGTGAGCTGCCTTGTCAACTCACTGTGATAGACAACCGCCACGAATGGCTCGAACCTCTACAGAACAAAGGCATCAACGTTGAACTGCTAGAAAATCCTATTGAAGCGCTAGGTCACGTACCCAGCAACGCATATGTAATTGTGATGACGCAAGATCATGGGCTGGACTTCGAGATTACTCGGTTGGCACTGGAGGAAAACCGCTTTGCTTTTGTTGGACTAATAGGGTCACAAGGTAAGAAGCAACGTTTTGAGTTTCGCTTAAAAGAACAACTTTCAGATGTTGGCTTGATTGACAATCTCACCTGCCCGATTGGTCATCCAGAGGTCAAAGGTAAGTTGCCTATGCAAGTCGCAGTATCAGTTGCAGCGCAGTTGATTAGCCTGTTCAGCAAACAAGGAAACCACAGCCAGCAAAGTCAATCTGACGTTGAAGAAGTGCAATGGAAACAAGCAAATGAAGCTCGTAAGGTTCTAAAGGAAGAGAAACAATGA
- the xdhB gene encoding xanthine dehydrogenase molybdopterin binding subunit, which yields MRKLTSVDKQTAVDTQTPAQQSATGTVHKPTVGKPHKHESADKQVSGEALFVDDYVTPRNCLHAAVIISSIAKGKIINLDLSSVENAQGVVKVFTADAIPGEKDIGTIFKGDPLLALDNEIRYFGQPIALVLATTHDQAWKAARLASVEYQQEEVVLSHENACELLPSHQMGKHIEQSVFDNADIAIDSDMHVGGQEHFYLESQVSLAEITEDGGIFVRSSTQNPTEIQKLIAEVLHLDFNHVTVDMRRMGGGFGGKESQAAQWACLASLGAYHTKRAVKMRLPRGIDMTATGKRHPFYNRYQIAANKQGEIIAADIQVNGLCGHSPDLSDAIVDRAMFHADNAYFLGNACIEGNRLKTDMVSHTAYRGFGGPQGMIVIEKAMEELALAAKQDPLDIRLKNLYRAGKNVTPYGMQVDQYDAMLEIMKQLEQSSDYRARREQVNQWNKTHSVLKKGLSLTPIKFGISFTATHLNQAGALIHVYTDGTMQVSHGGTEMGQGLHTKIAQIVAQTFGVSLDKVLVTSTRTDKVPNTSPTAASSGADLNGMAAHKAALEIKQRLLEFARSHYKVEDVDIVNGELVGMSETVTWAQLVQKAYMGRVSLSATGFYQTPKIGYDRKTATGHPFFYFSLGASCSEVTIDTLTGEMRVDRVDILHDVGNSLNPAIDRGQIEGAFVQGLGWLTTEELVWHEDGRLLSNSPMNYKIPTIGDYPKQMHIDLYEKANPEHSIYRSKAVGEPPFMHGISVWCAAFDAVASISDHKHAPDLHAPATGEAILTACEKQLHWLEHSAVKETEDAVTP from the coding sequence ATGCGTAAATTAACTTCCGTTGATAAACAAACTGCTGTTGATACACAAACACCTGCTCAACAATCGGCAACTGGGACTGTACACAAACCGACTGTAGGCAAACCGCACAAACATGAAAGTGCCGATAAACAAGTGAGCGGAGAAGCCCTGTTTGTTGATGATTATGTAACTCCTAGAAACTGCCTTCATGCTGCGGTTATCATCTCATCCATTGCCAAAGGCAAAATTATTAACTTGGATCTTTCTTCTGTTGAGAATGCCCAAGGTGTGGTTAAGGTTTTTACTGCGGATGCGATTCCCGGTGAGAAAGACATTGGTACTATTTTCAAAGGCGACCCACTGCTGGCTTTGGACAATGAAATTCGCTATTTCGGTCAGCCTATCGCGCTAGTATTGGCAACCACTCACGACCAAGCATGGAAAGCCGCGCGTTTAGCTTCTGTTGAATACCAACAAGAAGAAGTTGTGCTAAGCCACGAAAACGCCTGTGAGCTGCTTCCTTCGCACCAAATGGGCAAACACATTGAACAGAGCGTGTTTGATAATGCGGATATCGCCATAGACAGCGATATGCACGTCGGTGGTCAGGAACATTTCTATCTTGAAAGCCAAGTAAGTCTTGCCGAAATTACTGAAGATGGCGGTATTTTTGTACGTTCATCCACACAAAACCCAACTGAAATTCAAAAGCTGATCGCGGAAGTTCTGCACCTTGATTTTAACCACGTAACGGTGGATATGCGTCGTATGGGTGGTGGCTTTGGCGGTAAAGAAAGCCAAGCAGCACAATGGGCATGTTTAGCATCATTAGGGGCATATCACACCAAGCGCGCCGTAAAAATGCGCCTTCCTCGTGGCATTGATATGACTGCGACAGGCAAACGTCACCCTTTCTATAACCGCTATCAAATCGCGGCGAACAAACAAGGTGAAATCATCGCGGCGGATATCCAAGTCAATGGACTTTGTGGTCACTCTCCCGATCTCTCTGATGCGATTGTCGATCGCGCGATGTTCCATGCCGATAACGCTTATTTTCTGGGAAATGCCTGTATTGAAGGCAACCGCTTAAAAACAGACATGGTTTCTCATACTGCTTATCGCGGTTTCGGTGGTCCTCAAGGGATGATCGTGATTGAAAAAGCGATGGAAGAGCTGGCACTTGCAGCGAAACAAGATCCACTGGATATTCGTCTTAAAAACCTCTACCGAGCGGGTAAAAATGTAACGCCTTATGGAATGCAGGTAGATCAATACGACGCCATGCTTGAAATCATGAAGCAGCTTGAGCAAAGCAGTGATTATCGTGCTCGTCGTGAACAAGTAAACCAATGGAACAAAACCCATTCTGTATTGAAGAAAGGCTTGTCTCTGACACCGATTAAATTCGGCATTTCATTTACCGCAACACATCTTAACCAAGCGGGTGCGCTTATCCACGTCTACACAGACGGTACAATGCAAGTCTCGCACGGTGGTACTGAGATGGGTCAAGGTCTGCATACCAAGATTGCGCAAATCGTGGCGCAAACTTTTGGAGTGAGCTTAGACAAAGTGCTCGTCACCTCTACCCGTACCGACAAAGTTCCAAACACCTCTCCGACAGCCGCCTCTTCCGGCGCTGATTTGAATGGTATGGCAGCGCACAAAGCAGCGTTAGAGATTAAACAGCGTCTGTTAGAGTTCGCACGCAGCCATTATAAGGTTGAAGACGTCGATATCGTTAACGGCGAGCTTGTGGGTATGAGTGAAACCGTCACTTGGGCTCAGTTGGTACAAAAAGCGTACATGGGACGAGTCTCTCTCTCAGCTACCGGTTTTTACCAAACACCAAAAATCGGCTACGACAGGAAGACAGCGACAGGTCATCCATTCTTCTACTTCTCTTTGGGCGCTTCGTGCTCAGAAGTCACTATCGACACACTAACCGGCGAGATGCGTGTTGATCGCGTGGATATTCTGCACGATGTGGGCAACAGCTTAAACCCAGCCATCGACAGAGGTCAGATTGAAGGCGCGTTTGTGCAAGGTTTGGGATGGCTGACAACCGAAGAGCTTGTGTGGCATGAAGACGGTCGCCTACTAAGCAACAGTCCAATGAACTACAAGATCCCGACGATTGGTGATTATCCAAAACAGATGCACATTGATTTGTATGAAAAAGCCAACCCAGAGCACAGCATCTATCGCTCGAAAGCGGTGGGTGAACCGCCGTTCATGCACGGCATCAGTGTTTGGTGTGCAGCTTTCGATGCTGTGGCTTCAATCAGTGATCACAAACATGCGCCAGATCTGCATGCACCTGCGACAGGTGAAGCGATTCTAACGGCATGTGAAAAGCAGCTGCATTGGCTGGAGCACAGTGCCGTTAAGGAGACTGAAGATGCCGTCACACCATAA
- the xdhA gene encoding xanthine dehydrogenase small subunit, with protein MLELMINSEVVKVESAKADTMLLNYLREQKQMTGSKEGCASGDCGACTVVLVSLEGDNTNYRQINACITPIHSLHGKQVITVEHLKQGNQLHPVQQMVVDKHGTQCGFCTPGFVMSLYALSKQTEKPQHPADFLAGNLCRCTGYGPLIEAANTIATTEIEDPLSAEIESVKAWMKSVQPLESAQYIKPTTRQALAKARAEHPNAKLIAGGTDLSLEVTQQLKSIPELIDISSVDDLLGITETTSGWRVGAAVPMNIVHEFMKKHFPTTDEVIERLGSLTIRHRATLGGSLGHASPIGDIAPLLMSLQGKIELDDGVNKTLYAPEDYITGYRETLIKPNQWISAIQLPRLAPNQHHAIYKVSKRYEDDIATVTLAINMTIDSDKRVKNCIISAGGVAAKSVRLFELEKVFVGQPLTQPIVNKARQKVTQVIHPLSDVRGSAEYRVKLVQNLLQRFYLESQQVETRLVQHA; from the coding sequence ATGTTAGAGCTAATGATTAATAGCGAAGTGGTCAAAGTGGAGTCTGCTAAAGCAGATACCATGCTATTGAACTACCTACGCGAACAGAAACAAATGACAGGCTCTAAAGAGGGATGCGCAAGCGGAGACTGCGGAGCTTGTACTGTCGTTTTAGTCAGCTTAGAGGGTGATAACACCAATTATCGCCAGATAAACGCCTGTATCACGCCAATTCACTCACTGCATGGCAAACAGGTTATTACCGTTGAACACCTAAAACAGGGCAACCAACTTCACCCTGTTCAACAAATGGTCGTAGATAAGCACGGCACCCAATGTGGCTTCTGCACACCGGGTTTTGTCATGTCTCTTTATGCTTTATCCAAACAGACCGAAAAACCACAACACCCAGCAGATTTCTTAGCGGGTAACTTATGCCGTTGTACCGGTTATGGCCCGCTGATTGAAGCCGCCAACACCATTGCAACCACTGAAATTGAAGATCCACTCAGCGCTGAAATCGAAAGCGTAAAAGCATGGATGAAATCTGTTCAGCCACTCGAAAGTGCTCAATATATCAAGCCAACCACTCGTCAAGCTCTGGCAAAAGCACGTGCTGAACATCCGAATGCAAAACTGATTGCTGGCGGTACCGATTTATCGCTGGAAGTCACGCAACAACTGAAATCCATTCCAGAACTGATTGATATTTCAAGCGTGGATGACCTGCTTGGTATCACGGAAACCACATCAGGTTGGCGTGTTGGCGCAGCAGTGCCAATGAACATCGTTCATGAATTTATGAAAAAGCACTTTCCAACAACGGATGAAGTTATTGAACGTTTAGGAAGTTTAACCATTCGCCACCGAGCAACATTGGGTGGCAGTCTTGGTCACGCATCCCCTATTGGTGATATTGCACCACTATTGATGAGTCTTCAGGGCAAAATTGAACTCGATGATGGTGTAAACAAAACCCTGTATGCGCCTGAAGACTATATTACTGGCTATCGCGAAACCTTGATCAAACCAAATCAGTGGATCAGCGCGATTCAACTACCACGTTTGGCACCTAACCAGCACCACGCAATCTACAAAGTGAGTAAGCGTTACGAGGACGACATCGCAACGGTCACTCTGGCTATCAACATGACCATTGATTCAGACAAACGTGTGAAAAACTGCATTATTTCCGCAGGCGGTGTTGCAGCGAAATCAGTGCGTCTGTTCGAGTTGGAAAAAGTCTTTGTCGGTCAGCCACTGACCCAACCTATCGTCAACAAAGCGCGTCAAAAAGTTACGCAAGTCATTCATCCGCTCAGCGATGTTCGTGGCTCTGCTGAGTATCGCGTAAAACTGGTACAAAACCTGCTGCAACGCTTTTACTTAGAATCACAGCAAGTTGAAACAAGGTTGGTGCAACATGCGTAA
- a CDS encoding BMP family ABC transporter substrate-binding protein, translated as MKINQWMTVAALSVSAVFSTSTLAEDPMKVGFVYVGPVGDHGWSYEHDQGRLEMEKYFKGKVETTFVENVPEGADAERVITQLAKSGNEVIFTTSFGFMNPTAKAAKRFPKVTFEHATGYKMDKNLGTYVLRTYEGRYVSGVAAGMATKTNTLGYIATFPIPEVIRDINATYLGAKSVNPDIKLKIVWVNTWYDPGKESDAANALMDQGADIIIQHTDSPAPLIAAEKRGMMGIGQASDMSHFAPKAHMFSVRDHWAPHYIKSVQAVMDGTWKSEDYWGGLKDELLQIVSINPSLPEEIKTAISTTEAKIISGEIVPFTGPMKDNQGKEMIAAGHSLTDQELASVMWYVEGIDAKIPN; from the coding sequence ATGAAAATAAATCAGTGGATGACGGTTGCAGCGCTATCAGTGTCTGCAGTGTTTTCAACTTCTACCCTTGCTGAAGACCCGATGAAAGTCGGTTTTGTATACGTAGGTCCAGTTGGCGACCACGGTTGGAGCTATGAGCACGACCAAGGCCGTCTAGAAATGGAAAAATACTTTAAAGGCAAAGTAGAAACGACATTCGTAGAAAACGTACCTGAAGGTGCTGATGCAGAGCGTGTTATTACTCAGCTTGCAAAATCTGGTAACGAAGTGATCTTCACTACGTCATTCGGTTTTATGAACCCAACAGCTAAAGCTGCAAAACGTTTCCCTAAAGTGACGTTTGAACACGCAACTGGTTACAAAATGGATAAAAACCTAGGTACTTACGTACTTCGTACCTACGAAGGTCGTTACGTATCTGGTGTTGCTGCTGGTATGGCAACTAAAACAAACACTCTTGGCTACATCGCAACTTTCCCAATTCCAGAAGTTATCCGTGACATCAACGCAACTTACCTTGGCGCGAAAAGCGTGAACCCAGATATCAAACTAAAAATCGTTTGGGTAAACACTTGGTACGATCCAGGTAAAGAATCCGATGCAGCAAACGCTCTAATGGACCAAGGCGCAGACATCATCATCCAACACACCGACAGCCCAGCTCCACTTATCGCAGCTGAAAAACGCGGCATGATGGGTATCGGTCAAGCATCAGATATGAGCCACTTTGCTCCTAAAGCGCACATGTTCTCTGTACGTGACCACTGGGCACCACACTACATCAAGAGCGTGCAAGCAGTTATGGATGGCACTTGGAAATCTGAAGATTACTGGGGTGGTCTAAAAGACGAATTGCTACAAATCGTATCTATCAACCCTAGCCTTCCTGAAGAGATCAAGACTGCTATCTCAACAACTGAAGCAAAAATCATCTCTGGTGAAATCGTTCCATTTACTGGTCCTATGAAAGACAACCAAGGTAAAGAAATGATCGCTGCAGGTCACTCTCTAACTGACCAAGAGTTGGCATCAGTAATGTGGTACGTAGAAGGTATCGACGCAAAAATTCCTAACTAA
- a CDS encoding ABC transporter permease, with product MDAMLIQALCIAALKTGTPLLIIALGELICEKTGVLNLGQEGMMLMGAMAGFAGAMVSGSLLVGVLVAMFAGMMMAWLFGVLTLTLSSNQVATGLALTIFGTGLSAFLGGSLVGNTIQGFKPIAIPLLSDIPFFGPLLFNHDILVYASFILVGTSWWVLHKTRIGLVIRAVGENPHSANALGIKVIKVRYMVTLLGGAFAGLAGAYMSLSYTPMWMENMTAGRGWIALALVVFASWRIGYLVLGAYLFGFTSIMHLMMQGAGIDISPNLLAMTPYVATVVVMVLLSSNELRQKLATPMSLGKPFDPKRQ from the coding sequence ATGGATGCAATGCTAATTCAGGCGCTGTGTATCGCGGCGCTTAAAACAGGTACCCCACTGCTGATCATCGCTTTAGGCGAACTGATCTGCGAGAAAACAGGGGTGTTAAATCTTGGTCAGGAAGGCATGATGCTGATGGGTGCAATGGCAGGTTTTGCCGGCGCTATGGTATCAGGCAGCTTGCTCGTCGGTGTGTTGGTCGCCATGTTTGCAGGCATGATGATGGCGTGGTTGTTTGGCGTGTTAACGCTAACGCTGAGCTCGAATCAGGTTGCAACCGGCTTGGCGCTCACTATCTTTGGTACTGGTCTAAGTGCCTTCTTAGGCGGCAGCTTAGTAGGTAATACCATTCAAGGGTTCAAGCCAATCGCAATTCCTCTGCTGAGTGATATTCCGTTCTTTGGTCCTTTGTTGTTTAACCACGATATTTTGGTTTACGCGAGTTTCATCCTTGTTGGTACTTCTTGGTGGGTGCTGCATAAAACGCGTATTGGTCTAGTGATTCGCGCTGTGGGCGAAAACCCACACTCTGCAAACGCACTGGGTATCAAAGTTATCAAAGTGCGTTACATGGTCACATTATTAGGTGGCGCTTTCGCAGGTCTTGCGGGTGCTTATATGTCATTATCGTATACACCGATGTGGATGGAAAACATGACCGCTGGTCGTGGTTGGATTGCACTGGCTTTGGTTGTCTTTGCTTCATGGCGTATTGGTTATCTGGTGTTAGGCGCATACTTGTTCGGTTTTACCTCCATCATGCATTTAATGATGCAAGGTGCGGGTATAGATATCTCACCTAACCTATTGGCGATGACACCGTATGTTGCAACTGTTGTGGTCATGGTTCTGTTGAGTTCAAACGAGCTACGCCAGAAATTGGCAACGCCAATGAGTTTAGGTAAACCGTTCGACCCTAAACGTCAGTAA